In Aegilops tauschii subsp. strangulata cultivar AL8/78 chromosome 3, Aet v6.0, whole genome shotgun sequence, one genomic interval encodes:
- the LOC109752816 gene encoding magnesium transporter MRS2-E isoform X1, with product MERRQPQTAPAPRRKGAPAASQEWLVVPAAGEESTGEFGRHRIMEITGLPARDLRMLDPQLSYPSTILGRDRAVVVNLEHVKAIVTAAEVLVRDPGNPRLRPFLQELHARLALPDASTTNPATDDMELGGDQGNVPMPGSAKIQPFEFKVLEVCLEHTCKCMESETLALEKEAYPALDKLTSKVSTLNLEHVRQIKSRLVELTGRVQKVRDDIEQLVDDDTDMSEMYLTRKLAFQRVDESSVKLDSNKHASPDHEDEKEEEDSGDDIESSHASSAFVKPDVEELEMLLEAYFVQFDGTLNKLCHLRDYVDDTEDYINMMLDEKQNQLLQMGVMLTTATVVITAGIVVVSLFGMNIHIELTLDPETPEMARIKNRKFWETTWATVAGCAAIYILAIYAGKKSKYLQ from the exons ATGGAGCGGAGGCAGCCGCAGACCGCGCCGGCGCCGCGGCGGAAGGGTGCGCCGGCGGCGAGTCAGGAGTGGCTGGTGGTGCCGGCGGCGGGGGAGGAGAGCACGGGGGAGTTCGGGAGGCACCGGATCATGGAGATAACGGGGCTCCCCGCGCGGGACCTCCGCATGCTCGACCCGCAGCTCTCCTACCCGTCCACCATCCTCGGCCGCGACCGCGCTGTCGTCGTCAACCTCGAGCACGTCAAGGCCATCGTCACCGCCGCCGAGGTGCTCGTCCGCGACCCCGGCAACCCGCGCCTCCGCCCCTTCCTCCAAGAACTCCACGCCCGCCTCGCGCTCCCG GATGCGTCTACCACGAATCCGGCAACCGACGACATGGAGCTGGGTGGTGATCAGGGGAACGTGCCAATGCCTGGCAGCGCTAAGATCCAGCCCTTCGAGTTCAAGGTGCTCGAGGTCTGCCTCGAACACACATGCAAATGCATGGAATCCGAG ACGTTGGCCCTGGAGAAGGAGGCGTATCCGGCCTTGGACAAGCTGACCTCCAAGGTTAGCACGCTCAACCTGGAGCACGTCAGGCAGATCAAGAGCCGCCTGGTAGAGCTAACAGGGCGCGTGCAGAAG GTGAGGGATGATATCGAGCAGCTGGTTGACGATGACACGGATATGTCCGAGATGTACCTGACGAGGAAGCTTGCGTTTCAAAGAGTAGACGAGTCATCGGTTAAATTGGATTCCAACAAGCATGCATCTCCTGACCATGAGGATGAGAA GGAGGAAGAAGACAGTGGCGATGATATAGAGAGCTCCCACGCAAGTTCTGCTTTTGTTAAGCCTGATGTAGAAGAGTTGGAAATGCTTCTCGAAGCTTACTTCGTGCAGTTTGATGGCACGCTGAACAAGTTATGCCAT CTCCGCGACTACGTGGATGACACTGAGGATTACATCAACATGATGCTGGACGAGAAGCAGAACCAGCTGCTGCAGATGGGTGTGATGCTCACGACGGCGACCGTGGTGATCACCGCGGGCATCGTGGTCGTGAGCCTGTTCGGCATGAACATCCACATCGAGCTGACGTTAGATCCGGAGACCCCCGAGATGGCGAGGATCAAAAACAGAAAGTTCTGGGAGACCACCTGGGCCACCGTTGCCGGCTGCGCCGCCATATACATCCTGGCCATCTATGCAGGGAAGAAGAGCAAATACTTGCAGTGA
- the LOC109752816 gene encoding magnesium transporter MRS2-E isoform X2, translating into MERRQPQTAPAPRRKGAPAASQEWLVVPAAGEESTGEFGRHRIMEITGLPARDLRMLDPQLSYPSTILGRDRAVVVNLEHVKAIVTAAEVLVRDPGNPRLRPFLQELHARLALPDASTTNPATDDMELGGDQGNVPMPGSAKIQPFEFKVLEVCLEHTCKCMESEVRDDIEQLVDDDTDMSEMYLTRKLAFQRVDESSVKLDSNKHASPDHEDEKEEEDSGDDIESSHASSAFVKPDVEELEMLLEAYFVQFDGTLNKLCHLRDYVDDTEDYINMMLDEKQNQLLQMGVMLTTATVVITAGIVVVSLFGMNIHIELTLDPETPEMARIKNRKFWETTWATVAGCAAIYILAIYAGKKSKYLQ; encoded by the exons ATGGAGCGGAGGCAGCCGCAGACCGCGCCGGCGCCGCGGCGGAAGGGTGCGCCGGCGGCGAGTCAGGAGTGGCTGGTGGTGCCGGCGGCGGGGGAGGAGAGCACGGGGGAGTTCGGGAGGCACCGGATCATGGAGATAACGGGGCTCCCCGCGCGGGACCTCCGCATGCTCGACCCGCAGCTCTCCTACCCGTCCACCATCCTCGGCCGCGACCGCGCTGTCGTCGTCAACCTCGAGCACGTCAAGGCCATCGTCACCGCCGCCGAGGTGCTCGTCCGCGACCCCGGCAACCCGCGCCTCCGCCCCTTCCTCCAAGAACTCCACGCCCGCCTCGCGCTCCCG GATGCGTCTACCACGAATCCGGCAACCGACGACATGGAGCTGGGTGGTGATCAGGGGAACGTGCCAATGCCTGGCAGCGCTAAGATCCAGCCCTTCGAGTTCAAGGTGCTCGAGGTCTGCCTCGAACACACATGCAAATGCATGGAATCCGAG GTGAGGGATGATATCGAGCAGCTGGTTGACGATGACACGGATATGTCCGAGATGTACCTGACGAGGAAGCTTGCGTTTCAAAGAGTAGACGAGTCATCGGTTAAATTGGATTCCAACAAGCATGCATCTCCTGACCATGAGGATGAGAA GGAGGAAGAAGACAGTGGCGATGATATAGAGAGCTCCCACGCAAGTTCTGCTTTTGTTAAGCCTGATGTAGAAGAGTTGGAAATGCTTCTCGAAGCTTACTTCGTGCAGTTTGATGGCACGCTGAACAAGTTATGCCAT CTCCGCGACTACGTGGATGACACTGAGGATTACATCAACATGATGCTGGACGAGAAGCAGAACCAGCTGCTGCAGATGGGTGTGATGCTCACGACGGCGACCGTGGTGATCACCGCGGGCATCGTGGTCGTGAGCCTGTTCGGCATGAACATCCACATCGAGCTGACGTTAGATCCGGAGACCCCCGAGATGGCGAGGATCAAAAACAGAAAGTTCTGGGAGACCACCTGGGCCACCGTTGCCGGCTGCGCCGCCATATACATCCTGGCCATCTATGCAGGGAAGAAGAGCAAATACTTGCAGTGA
- the LOC141020512 gene encoding magnesium transporter MRS2-E-like produces the protein MERRRPQIAPSPPVSRRKAAAAASQEWLVVPAAGEQRAGEFGRHRIMEMTGLPARDLRMLDPLLSYPSTILGRDRAIVVNLEHVRAIVTAAEVLVRDPSNPRLRPFLQELHARLALPDAVTTNPATDGGDDQGNVPISGSAKIPPFEFKVLEVCLEHTSKCMETETSVLESEAYPALDELTTKVSTSNLDDVRQIKNRLVQLSGRVQKVRDDIEHLLDDDTDMCEMYLTRKLAFQGVNNESSVNVDSNKHAFPDHDHDHEKEEEDRGGDTASSHGSSACVKHVEELEMLLEAYFVEFDGTLNKLCHLRDYVDNTENYINLMLDKKQNQLLQMGVMLTTATVVVTAGIVVVSLFGMNIHIELMADPETPEMARIKNMKFWETTWGTVAGCAAIYLLAIYAGKKSKYLQ, from the exons ATGGAGCGGAGGCGCCCGCAGatcgcgccgtcgccgccggtgTCGCGgcggaaggcggcggcggcggcgagccaGGAGTGGCTGGTGGTGCCGGCGGCGGGGGAGCAGCGCGCGGGGGAGTTCGGGAGGCACCGGATCATGGAGATGACGGGGCTCCCGGCCCGCGACCTCCGCATGCTCGACCCGCTCCTCTCCTACCCGTCCACCATCCTCGGCCGCGACCGCGCCATCGTCGTCAACCTCGAGCACGTCAGGGCCATCGTCACCGCCGCCGAGGTGCTCGTCCGCGACCCCAGCAACCCGCGCCTCCGCCCCTTCCTCCAAGAACTCCACGCCCGCCTCGCGCTCCCG GATGCGGTTACCACGAATCCGGCAACCGACGGCGGCGACGATCAGGGCAACGTGCCAATCTCCGGTAGTGCCAAGATCCCGCCCTTCGAGTTCAAGGTGCTCGAGGTCTGCCTCGAACACACATCCAAGTGCATGGAAACCGAG ACGTCGGTCCTCGAGAGTGAGGCGTATCCGGCCTTGGACGAGCTGACCACCAAGGTTAGCACGAGCAACCTGGATGACGTCAGGCAGATCAAGAACCGCCTGGTCCAGCTATCAGGCCGCGTGCAGAAG GTGAGGGATGATATCGAGCACTTGCTAGACGACGACACGGATATGTGCGAGATGTATCTGACGAGGAAGCTTGCGTTTCAAGGAGTCAACAACGAGTCGTCCGTTAATGTGGATTCCAACAAGCATGCATTCCCTGATCATGATCATGATCATGAGAA GGAGGAAGAAGACCGTGGCGGTGATACGGCGAGCTCCCACGGAAGTTCTGCTTGTGTTAAGCATGTTGAAGAGTTGGAAATGCTTCTTGAAGCTTACTTCGTGGAGTTCGATGGCACGCTGAACAAGTTATGCCAT CTCCGCGACTATGTGGACAATACTGAAAACTACATCAACCTGATGTTGGACAAGAAGCAGAACCAGCTGCTGCAGATGGGCGTCATGCTCACCACGGCGACCGTGGTGGTCACCGCGGGCATCGTCGTCGTGAGCTTGTTTGGCATGAACATCCATATCGAGCTGATGGCGGATCCGGAGACCCCCGAGATGGCGAGGATCAAGAACATGAAGTTCTGGGAGACCACCTGGGGCACCGTCGCCGGTTGCGCCGCCATATACCTCCTGGCCATCTATGCAGGGAAGAAGAGCAAATATTTGCAGTGA